Proteins found in one Serinicoccus marinus DSM 15273 genomic segment:
- a CDS encoding AIR synthase-related protein, protein MQRGNPEMQRRAQEVVNHCWAQGARNPVLAIHDVGAGGLSNAFPELVDDAGLGARFDLAMVPVAESGLSPKEIWSNESQERYVLAIAPGSLEEFAALCARERCPYAVVGVAQDDGELVVTQGEADHGRGPMAPSGPVAPAVEGHPGAEVGHSAGSEADHRSTCRWRCCSASLPG, encoded by the coding sequence GTGCAGCGCGGCAACCCCGAGATGCAGCGCCGCGCCCAGGAGGTCGTCAACCACTGCTGGGCGCAGGGTGCTCGCAACCCGGTGCTGGCGATCCACGACGTCGGCGCGGGCGGGCTGTCCAACGCATTCCCCGAGCTGGTCGACGACGCCGGGCTGGGCGCCCGCTTCGACCTGGCGATGGTGCCGGTGGCCGAGTCCGGCCTCTCCCCCAAGGAGATCTGGTCCAACGAGAGCCAGGAGCGCTACGTCCTGGCTATCGCGCCGGGGTCGCTGGAGGAGTTCGCCGCGCTCTGCGCGCGCGAGCGCTGCCCGTATGCCGTCGTCGGCGTCGCGCAGGACGACGGCGAGCTGGTCGTCACCCAGGGCGAGGCAGATCACGGCCGCGGCCCGATGGCGCCGAGTGGCCCGGTTGCGCCGGCCGTCGAGGGGCATCCCGGTGCCGAAGTGGGCCACTCGGCGGGGTCCGAGGCTGACCACCGGTCGACATGCCGATGGAGGTGCTGCTCGGCAAGCCTCCCCGGATGA
- a CDS encoding YdeI/OmpD-associated family protein, with the protein MATEVGWREGGSRDRPAVFFDGPEDFRTWLEEHHESADELWMGLHKRHVEPRGLTWAEAVPQALCFGWIDSVSQRIDDDARRQRWTPRRRGSIWSAVNVAHVERLTSEGLMRPAGITAYEARTPERTAIYSFERDDRHLTPEQEQVLRADPAALAFWEAATPSYRKQVATWVTGAKREATRTSRLQQLVADSAAGRLVPPQRYGDPPAWLARAAQAAAEAAGQAGSGATGASADDTWDSPDDGPVGGDDGQPPGTGS; encoded by the coding sequence GTGGCGACTGAGGTGGGCTGGCGCGAGGGTGGCAGCCGGGACCGTCCGGCGGTCTTCTTCGACGGCCCGGAGGACTTCCGCACCTGGCTGGAGGAGCACCACGAGAGCGCCGACGAGCTCTGGATGGGCCTGCACAAGAGGCACGTCGAGCCACGCGGCCTCACCTGGGCCGAAGCGGTGCCGCAGGCCCTGTGCTTCGGCTGGATCGACTCGGTCAGCCAACGGATCGACGACGACGCGCGGCGCCAGCGGTGGACCCCGCGCCGTCGGGGCAGCATCTGGAGCGCGGTCAACGTCGCCCACGTGGAGCGGCTGACCTCCGAGGGCCTCATGCGTCCTGCCGGGATCACCGCCTACGAGGCGCGGACGCCCGAGCGCACCGCGATCTACTCCTTCGAGCGGGACGACCGGCACCTCACCCCGGAGCAGGAGCAGGTGCTGCGCGCGGACCCGGCCGCCCTGGCCTTCTGGGAGGCCGCCACGCCCAGCTACCGCAAGCAGGTCGCCACCTGGGTGACGGGCGCCAAGCGGGAGGCCACCCGCACCTCCCGGCTGCAGCAGCTGGTCGCGGACAGCGCGGCCGGTCGGCTCGTGCCGCCGCAACGCTACGGTGATCCACCAGCGTGGCTGGCGCGCGCGGCACAGGCGGCGGCCGAGGCCGCCGGGCAGGCCGGCTCCGGGGCTACGGGAGCCAGCGCGGACGACACATGGGACAGCCCCGACGACGGGCCCGTGGGCGGCGATGACGGGCAGCCGCCGGGCACGGGGTCATGA
- a CDS encoding pyridoxamine 5'-phosphate oxidase family protein has protein sequence MSTAGTPQTDRPTFPEGYGIPETAEGQLGWDEVEARLREAQHYWLASVRPDGRPHSVPRWGVWRDGRFWYDGAPTTRHTRNVEANPAVTLTLESGTEVVIVEGESHATRAEADGLGARLAQALEKYADSGYSPGPDSWSGEDGGGLRVITPHRALAWFSFPTDCTRFTFGGD, from the coding sequence ATGAGCACCGCGGGGACCCCGCAGACCGACCGCCCGACCTTCCCGGAGGGCTACGGCATCCCGGAGACCGCCGAGGGTCAGCTCGGCTGGGACGAGGTGGAGGCGCGGCTGCGGGAGGCGCAGCACTACTGGCTGGCCAGCGTGCGGCCCGACGGCCGACCGCACTCGGTGCCCCGCTGGGGGGTCTGGCGGGACGGCAGGTTCTGGTACGACGGTGCCCCGACGACGCGGCATACCCGCAACGTCGAGGCCAACCCGGCGGTCACGCTGACGCTGGAGAGCGGCACGGAGGTGGTCATCGTCGAGGGCGAGTCGCACGCCACCCGCGCGGAGGCCGACGGGTTGGGCGCGCGGCTGGCGCAGGCCTTGGAGAAGTACGCCGACTCCGGCTACTCCCCCGGGCCGGACTCCTGGTCGGGCGAGGACGGCGGTGGGCTGCGCGTGATCACCCCGCACCGGGCGCTCGCGTGGTTCTCCTTCCCGACCGACTGCACCCGCTTCACCTTCGGTGGCGACTGA
- a CDS encoding helix-turn-helix domain-containing protein — protein sequence MGGLQTQGAWTRQQGRWSGVHLALDPLAARGLLGMPATELAPGADGHTTVEADAVLPREVRALADRLASAGTAEQAATLAAWARARPAPPPRQEVVAAVRLIQCRHGRVRIGEVARHVHLSPRQLRTVVRAELGVGPKHLARLTRFEHAAARVRGGGHRNLTDLAHATGYTDLAHLDAEWRDLIGCSPTTWLAQERRDVHAEEETVGADSGP from the coding sequence GTGGGCGGGCTGCAGACGCAGGGCGCCTGGACCCGGCAGCAGGGCCGATGGTCCGGGGTGCACCTCGCCCTCGACCCGCTCGCGGCGCGCGGGCTACTCGGGATGCCGGCGACCGAGCTCGCGCCCGGTGCGGACGGGCATACCACCGTCGAGGCCGACGCGGTGCTCCCGCGAGAGGTGCGCGCCCTCGCCGACCGCCTGGCCTCGGCAGGGACGGCGGAGCAGGCGGCGACGCTCGCCGCCTGGGCGCGCGCCCGGCCGGCCCCGCCGCCGAGGCAGGAGGTGGTCGCCGCCGTCCGTCTCATCCAGTGCCGGCACGGTCGGGTCCGCATCGGCGAGGTCGCCCGCCACGTGCACCTCAGCCCCCGTCAGCTGCGGACGGTGGTGCGCGCCGAGCTCGGGGTCGGGCCGAAGCACCTGGCCCGCCTCACCCGCTTCGAGCATGCCGCTGCCCGGGTGCGCGGTGGGGGTCACCGGAACCTGACCGACCTGGCGCACGCGACGGGGTATACCGATCTCGCCCACCTCGACGCGGAGTGGCGCGACCTGATCGGCTGCTCCCCGACGACCTGGCTGGCGCAGGAGCGCCGAGACGTCCACGCGGAGGAGGAGACGGTGGGGGCAGACTCGGGCCCATGA
- a CDS encoding VOC family protein: MTEIRVSPKLVVHDADAALTFYAEVLGARLLTRHTMGGSVVFAALELPGGGQVQVKDPDGVDAAPDREASVMGTGVILDVLTDDPDAVMARALERGAEQIFEVEDQPYGSRQGRFRDPFGHQWIVGTQVSMSDADVQAALDEWARQT, from the coding sequence ATGACCGAGATCCGTGTGTCCCCCAAGCTCGTCGTCCACGACGCCGATGCGGCCCTGACGTTCTACGCCGAGGTGCTCGGTGCGCGCCTGCTCACCCGCCACACGATGGGAGGGTCCGTCGTCTTCGCCGCGCTGGAGCTCCCCGGTGGCGGGCAGGTGCAGGTCAAGGACCCGGACGGCGTCGACGCGGCTCCTGACCGGGAGGCGTCGGTGATGGGGACCGGCGTGATCCTCGACGTCCTCACCGACGACCCGGACGCCGTCATGGCGCGGGCGCTCGAGCGAGGTGCGGAGCAGATCTTCGAGGTCGAAGACCAGCCGTACGGGTCGCGGCAGGGCCGCTTCCGCGACCCGTTCGGGCACCAGTGGATCGTGGGCACCCAGGTCAGCATGAGCGACGCCGACGTGCAGGCCGCCCTGGACGAGTGGGCGCGGCAGACCTGA
- a CDS encoding winged helix DNA-binding domain-containing protein, translating to MRADRWSLADVARMRLLSQRLVDPLASPTEVVRHLTCTQGQDYPGSSVSIALRTTSRRLQDVRDAYDSGTIVRSWPMRGTLFVVPAEDLGWMLGLTSERVRRETTRRREQLGLGEAVLDRAESVALEVLRGGGLTRAELLRAWEAAGHETDGGRGYHSIFHLALRGLLCQGPTTGTEQRLVLTQEWISTARRREGEEAVAEWFVRYARSHGPVPVADFLWWTKLLKRDVAPVLDAARDTLEVLLVDGVEHWVDPAVVQRYGQQRRRTAAHLLLPGFDELVLGYGDRRAVLTQDEEAQVVPGGNGVFRGTVVRAGRAVGTWKRPRRAGDVVDVTPFGAGLPGPVERALPRLSAALPS from the coding sequence ATGAGGGCCGACCGCTGGTCCCTGGCCGACGTGGCCCGGATGCGGCTGCTCTCGCAGCGGCTGGTCGACCCGCTGGCCTCGCCCACCGAGGTGGTGCGGCACCTGACCTGCACCCAGGGCCAGGACTACCCCGGCTCGTCGGTGTCGATCGCCCTGCGCACCACGTCCCGCCGGCTCCAGGACGTCCGCGACGCCTACGACTCGGGCACGATCGTGCGCAGCTGGCCGATGCGCGGCACGCTCTTCGTCGTGCCGGCCGAGGATCTCGGCTGGATGCTCGGGCTCACCTCGGAGCGGGTCCGGCGCGAGACGACCCGCCGCCGCGAGCAGCTCGGGCTCGGCGAGGCCGTGCTCGACCGGGCCGAGTCGGTGGCGCTGGAGGTGCTGCGTGGCGGGGGCCTCACCCGGGCCGAGCTGCTGCGCGCCTGGGAGGCGGCCGGTCACGAGACCGACGGCGGTCGCGGCTACCACTCGATCTTCCACCTGGCTCTGCGCGGCCTGCTCTGCCAGGGACCGACCACCGGCACGGAGCAACGACTCGTGCTCACGCAGGAGTGGATCTCCACGGCGCGCAGGCGCGAGGGCGAGGAGGCGGTGGCCGAGTGGTTCGTCCGGTATGCCCGCAGCCACGGGCCGGTCCCGGTCGCCGACTTCCTGTGGTGGACCAAGCTCCTGAAGCGGGACGTCGCCCCGGTGCTGGACGCCGCGCGCGACACGCTCGAGGTGCTGCTGGTCGACGGTGTGGAGCACTGGGTGGACCCCGCGGTCGTGCAGCGCTACGGCCAGCAGCGGCGCCGAACCGCGGCCCACCTCCTGCTCCCGGGCTTCGACGAGCTGGTCCTCGGCTACGGCGACCGCCGGGCGGTGCTCACCCAGGACGAGGAGGCGCAGGTCGTCCCCGGCGGCAACGGCGTCTTCCGCGGCACCGTGGTGCGTGCGGGCCGCGCGGTCGGCACCTGGAAGCGGCCCCGCCGGGCCGGCGACGTCGTCGACGTCACGCCCTTCGGCGCGGGCCTGCCCGGCCCCGTGGAGCGGGCCCTGCCCCGCCTCAGCGCCGCCCTGCCGTCCTGA
- a CDS encoding phosphoribosylglycinamide synthetase C domain-containing protein has protein sequence MLYVGLALTADGPRVVEFNARFGDPETQVVLARLRTPLGVVLRSAAEGELSGLPELEWSPRTSVNVVVAAEHYPGTPATGDTIGGIEHAEKGGDVHVLHAGTRRETSTGDQPGGLVSSGGRVLSVVSLADDLPGARSRAYEAAGRITLRGSHTRPDIGLAAERGEVVVPGQEA, from the coding sequence GTGCTCTACGTCGGTCTCGCGCTCACCGCGGACGGGCCGCGCGTCGTCGAGTTCAACGCGCGCTTCGGGGACCCCGAGACGCAGGTGGTGCTCGCCCGGTTGCGGACCCCGCTCGGCGTGGTGCTCCGGTCGGCGGCGGAGGGTGAGCTGTCCGGGTTGCCCGAGCTGGAGTGGTCGCCGCGCACGAGCGTCAACGTCGTGGTCGCGGCCGAGCACTACCCCGGCACGCCTGCGACGGGCGACACTATCGGCGGGATCGAGCACGCCGAGAAGGGAGGCGACGTGCACGTGCTGCACGCCGGAACCCGCCGGGAGACGTCGACGGGCGACCAGCCCGGCGGGCTCGTCTCGTCCGGGGGGCGGGTGCTCAGCGTCGTCAGCCTGGCCGACGACCTGCCCGGGGCCCGTTCGCGCGCCTACGAGGCCGCCGGTCGGATCACGTTGCGCGGCAGTCATACCCGACCTGACATCGGGCTCGCCGCCGAGCGGGGCGAGGTCGTCGTCCCCGGGCAGGAGGCCTGA
- a CDS encoding HelD family protein — translation MTDVVSTDREVAAQIAAEQAHVDRVYDELGKAAARVELVHAEGMSRGQTDRRGTGDPREEELAGLFERDALVYSASKRRASLEHQHEGLVFGRLDLEHEVADEHGSTREVRYVGRLGVRDDDYEPLVVDWRAPAAAPFYRATPVDPQGVLRRRVLRCRGEQVVGVEDDLMVADPPDDVVVVGDGALMAALTRSRGSRMRDIVATIQQHQDEAIRAPARGVTEITGGPGTGKTVVALHRAAYLLYSDRRRFEGGGVLVVGPSAAYTAYIERVLPSLGEDSVVLRSLGDVLAGITATRLDPPDVAATKGSLRMRRLLARLVREPIPGAPTQLRTFVGGHAIRLDAPALDRARAQVLRHHHRNAGHDAAVEALAQLAWAQVDQGEREDFVDRFTDSGDVEAFMRQWWAPVDPREMLLWLADDELVGRLGGVSPQQAAGLAASYREALQLGTWSVADVALVDDLAARLGPPVELPSEDRGFFEIEELDDASQYGVSALRVGADGESVAAVSGGGAGSRVSADPRERLLAGRPAEAEEYAHVLVDEAQDLSPMQWRMLGRRGRWASWTVVGDLAQASWDDLREAGQAREEAFGTAPRQAFHMDTNYRNAREIFDLAARVITEHVPEADIPRAVRETGHEPQELSLPTAAIPGAVAEAVRELRDEVTGQIAVIAPWSWHGRLEPVMTGEQVVLVDPLSTKGLEYDATVVVDPDGIVAESPGGVRALYVVLTRAAHRSAILRPVDEAAPGVGGGR, via the coding sequence ATGACGGACGTGGTGTCGACCGACCGCGAGGTCGCGGCGCAGATCGCCGCGGAGCAGGCGCACGTGGACCGGGTCTACGACGAGCTGGGCAAGGCAGCCGCGCGGGTCGAGCTCGTGCACGCCGAGGGGATGTCGCGGGGGCAGACCGACCGTCGGGGGACGGGGGACCCGAGGGAGGAGGAGCTGGCGGGGCTGTTCGAGCGGGACGCGCTGGTCTACTCCGCGAGCAAGCGCCGGGCCTCGCTGGAGCACCAGCATGAGGGGCTGGTCTTCGGCCGGCTCGACCTGGAGCACGAGGTGGCCGACGAGCACGGCTCGACCCGGGAGGTCCGCTACGTCGGGCGCCTCGGCGTCCGCGACGACGACTACGAGCCGCTGGTCGTGGACTGGCGTGCGCCGGCCGCCGCACCCTTCTACCGCGCCACGCCGGTCGACCCGCAGGGCGTGCTCCGCCGCCGGGTGCTCCGGTGCCGCGGCGAGCAGGTGGTCGGGGTGGAGGACGACCTCATGGTCGCCGACCCGCCGGACGACGTCGTCGTGGTCGGCGACGGTGCCCTGATGGCCGCCCTGACCCGCAGCCGCGGCTCGCGGATGCGCGACATCGTCGCGACCATCCAGCAGCACCAGGACGAGGCGATCCGGGCCCCGGCCCGTGGCGTCACCGAGATCACCGGTGGGCCCGGCACCGGCAAGACGGTGGTCGCCCTGCACCGGGCCGCCTACCTGCTCTACTCCGACCGGCGCCGTTTCGAGGGAGGCGGTGTGCTGGTCGTCGGACCGTCCGCGGCCTACACGGCATACATCGAGCGGGTCCTGCCCTCGCTCGGCGAGGACTCGGTCGTGCTCCGCTCGCTGGGCGACGTGCTGGCGGGGATCACGGCCACCCGGCTCGACCCGCCCGACGTCGCGGCGACCAAGGGCAGCCTGCGGATGCGTCGGTTGCTGGCGCGCCTCGTGCGCGAGCCCATCCCCGGTGCGCCCACCCAGCTGCGGACCTTCGTCGGCGGGCACGCGATCCGGCTCGACGCCCCGGCGCTGGACCGCGCCCGCGCGCAGGTGCTGCGGCACCACCACCGCAACGCCGGTCACGACGCCGCCGTCGAGGCGCTGGCCCAGCTGGCCTGGGCACAGGTCGACCAGGGGGAGCGGGAGGACTTCGTCGACCGGTTCACCGACTCCGGCGACGTCGAGGCCTTCATGCGGCAGTGGTGGGCACCGGTGGACCCCCGCGAGATGCTCTTGTGGCTCGCCGACGACGAGCTGGTCGGGCGGCTCGGGGGCGTGTCGCCGCAGCAGGCCGCGGGCCTGGCGGCGTCCTACCGCGAGGCGCTGCAGCTCGGCACCTGGAGCGTCGCGGACGTGGCGCTCGTCGACGACCTGGCCGCGCGGCTGGGCCCTCCGGTCGAGCTGCCGAGCGAGGACCGCGGGTTCTTCGAGATCGAGGAGCTCGACGACGCCTCGCAGTACGGCGTCTCCGCGCTGCGCGTGGGCGCGGACGGCGAGTCCGTCGCCGCCGTGTCCGGCGGCGGGGCGGGGTCGCGGGTGTCGGCCGACCCTCGGGAGCGGTTGCTCGCCGGGCGCCCCGCGGAGGCCGAGGAGTATGCCCACGTCCTGGTGGACGAGGCGCAGGACCTCTCCCCGATGCAGTGGCGGATGCTCGGCCGGCGCGGCCGGTGGGCGTCGTGGACGGTCGTCGGCGACCTGGCCCAGGCCTCCTGGGACGACCTGCGCGAGGCCGGCCAGGCGCGGGAGGAGGCCTTCGGCACCGCGCCGCGGCAGGCCTTCCACATGGACACCAACTACCGCAACGCGCGGGAGATCTTCGACCTGGCCGCCCGGGTCATCACCGAGCACGTCCCCGAGGCGGACATCCCGCGGGCCGTCCGCGAGACCGGGCACGAGCCGCAGGAGCTCTCGCTGCCGACGGCCGCGATCCCCGGGGCCGTCGCGGAGGCGGTGCGCGAGCTGCGCGACGAGGTGACGGGACAGATCGCCGTCATCGCCCCGTGGTCCTGGCACGGACGGCTGGAGCCGGTGATGACGGGCGAGCAGGTCGTGCTCGTCGACCCGCTGTCCACCAAGGGGCTGGAGTACGACGCCACGGTGGTGGTGGACCCGGACGGCATCGTCGCCGAGTCCCCCGGTGGCGTCCGCGCGCTCTACGTCGTGCTCACCCGTGCCGCGCACCGCAGCGCCATCCTGCGTCCTGTGGACGAGGCCGCCCCCGGCGTCGGTGGGGGCCGTTAG
- a CDS encoding phosphoribosylformylglycinamidine synthase subunit PurQ, with the protein MDDPARITGLAAALTELRAQGLVTAYHDRSDGGLWATLVEMAMAGGVGLDIEVPHSADPTGDGTEDKLTPALAALFAEELGVVLEVPQGRLEEAVAVLQPHGFPSVVSLGQVTGDRRVRVAVGQAITLDEPLRDLAQAWDEVSWRIASLRDNPACADEEHAAVGGDDPGLVVSPSFDPAQDVSAPYVSRGARPRVAILREQGVNSHVETAFAFDRAGFDTYDVHMTDLQAGRFDLADVVGLVAAGGFSYGDTLGAGEGWARSVLFDPRLTDAFDTFVARPDTFGLGICNGCQMFAALAGHIPGAQAWPRFVRNASEQYEARLSQVEVLDGPSIFFSGMAGSRLPVAVAHGEGRADFSRQGDLDAVRAGLAAVRYVDGHGEVARAYPANPNGSPDGLTAVTTPDGRFTAMMPHPERVQRNAQLSWTTGTVEEPSSWLRMFRNARVWVG; encoded by the coding sequence CTGGACGACCCGGCGCGGATCACCGGGCTGGCTGCGGCGCTGACCGAGCTGCGGGCGCAGGGGCTGGTGACGGCCTACCACGACCGCTCCGACGGCGGGCTCTGGGCGACGCTGGTCGAGATGGCGATGGCCGGGGGTGTCGGTCTCGACATCGAGGTGCCCCACTCGGCCGACCCGACCGGTGACGGCACGGAGGACAAGCTGACGCCGGCCCTGGCCGCGCTCTTCGCCGAGGAGCTCGGCGTCGTCCTCGAGGTGCCGCAGGGGCGCCTGGAGGAGGCCGTCGCGGTGCTGCAGCCTCACGGCTTCCCCTCGGTCGTCAGCCTGGGGCAGGTCACCGGGGACCGGAGAGTGCGGGTCGCCGTCGGTCAGGCCATCACCCTGGACGAGCCGCTGCGCGACCTCGCGCAGGCCTGGGACGAGGTCTCCTGGCGGATCGCGTCGCTGCGCGACAACCCGGCCTGCGCCGACGAGGAGCACGCCGCGGTCGGCGGGGACGACCCCGGGCTGGTCGTGAGCCCGAGCTTCGACCCGGCGCAGGACGTCAGCGCGCCCTACGTCTCGCGCGGCGCGCGGCCGCGGGTCGCGATCCTGCGCGAGCAGGGCGTCAACAGCCACGTCGAGACGGCCTTCGCCTTCGACCGAGCCGGGTTCGACACCTACGACGTGCACATGACCGACCTGCAGGCCGGGCGCTTCGACCTCGCCGACGTGGTCGGGCTCGTGGCCGCCGGCGGCTTCTCCTACGGCGACACCCTGGGTGCGGGCGAGGGCTGGGCGCGCTCGGTGCTCTTCGACCCGCGGCTCACCGACGCCTTCGACACCTTCGTCGCGCGGCCGGACACCTTCGGCCTCGGCATCTGCAACGGCTGCCAGATGTTCGCCGCGCTCGCCGGGCACATCCCCGGCGCGCAGGCCTGGCCGCGCTTCGTGCGCAACGCCAGCGAGCAGTACGAGGCCCGGCTGTCCCAGGTCGAGGTCCTCGACGGCCCGTCGATCTTCTTCAGCGGTATGGCCGGGTCACGGCTGCCGGTGGCGGTGGCGCACGGCGAGGGGCGCGCCGACTTCTCCCGGCAGGGTGACCTCGACGCGGTCCGGGCCGGGCTGGCGGCCGTGCGCTACGTCGACGGCCACGGGGAGGTGGCGCGGGCATACCCCGCGAACCCGAACGGCTCCCCCGACGGCCTCACCGCGGTGACCACCCCGGACGGGCGGTTCACCGCGATGATGCCGCACCCGGAGCGGGTGCAGCGCAACGCGCAGCTGTCGTGGACGACCGGGACGGTCGAGGAGCCGAGCTCGTGGCTGCGGATGTTCCGCAACGCCCGGGTCTGGGTGGGGTGA
- a CDS encoding phosphoribosylaminoimidazolesuccinocarboxamide synthase — MTLSLEGHELLYSGKVRELYAPLHADGTVDESRLLLVASDRVSAYDHVLDTPIPDKGAVLTQLSLWWFDQLADLAPHHVVSTEVPDEVAGRAVYVRRLTMLPVECVARAFLTGGGLAEYAATGIVSGVELPPGLVDGSRLPEPVFTPSTKAPVGEHDEPISVERVAALVGPRLAARVRDLTVDILDRGNAIAADRGILIADTKVEFGVDPADVPQGAGGAPAWDEVDADAVQVVLADEVLTPDSSRFWRADDWTPGRTQTSYDKQVLRDWLTSPASGWDRGGDAAPPALPESVVELTRARYVEAYEALTGHPFTPTR; from the coding sequence GTGACGCTGTCGCTCGAGGGGCACGAGCTGCTCTACTCCGGCAAGGTGCGCGAGCTGTATGCCCCGCTGCACGCCGACGGCACCGTCGACGAGTCCCGGCTGCTGCTGGTGGCCTCGGACCGGGTCAGCGCCTACGACCACGTCCTCGACACCCCGATCCCGGACAAGGGCGCGGTCCTGACCCAGCTCTCGCTCTGGTGGTTCGACCAGCTCGCCGACCTCGCCCCGCACCACGTGGTGTCGACCGAGGTGCCGGACGAGGTCGCCGGGCGCGCGGTCTACGTGCGGCGCCTGACGATGCTGCCGGTCGAGTGCGTCGCTCGCGCCTTCCTCACCGGTGGGGGTCTCGCGGAGTATGCCGCGACCGGCATCGTGTCCGGCGTCGAGCTGCCCCCGGGCCTGGTCGACGGGTCACGCCTGCCGGAGCCGGTCTTCACCCCGAGCACCAAGGCGCCGGTCGGCGAGCACGACGAGCCGATCAGCGTGGAGCGGGTCGCCGCGCTGGTGGGCCCGCGGCTGGCCGCGCGGGTGCGTGACCTGACGGTGGACATCCTCGACCGGGGCAACGCGATCGCCGCCGACCGGGGCATCCTCATCGCCGACACCAAGGTGGAGTTCGGCGTGGACCCGGCCGACGTCCCGCAGGGTGCCGGCGGTGCGCCGGCGTGGGACGAGGTGGACGCCGACGCCGTGCAGGTCGTCCTCGCCGACGAGGTGCTCACCCCGGACTCCTCCCGCTTCTGGCGCGCCGACGACTGGACGCCGGGCCGGACCCAGACGTCCTACGACAAGCAGGTCCTGCGCGACTGGCTGACCTCGCCGGCCAGCGGGTGGGACCGCGGGGGCGACGCCGCTCCCCCTGCGCTGCCCGAGTCCGTCGTGGAGCTCACCCGGGCCCGCTACGTCGAGGCCTACGAGGCCCTCACCGGGCACCCCTTCACCCCCACCCGCTGA
- a CDS encoding helix-turn-helix transcriptional regulator, protein MDASAPARLHGSAYEEFVIAVFRRAVRFGTPTRKLFRGEGLTDAEIDDATAELEARGFLRAGDDPDTWVVIPPREAVARHAEVTEHRLRLARATAGELERAWRRSTLDATTGRLPGMDLLGGVDDIIGRITAMHIATTDRLWWAVDGSVASRTLLARAAEDPSLLSVRQGVDRRLILDTSLLELRSAVAVMEAALREGAAVRTGNGVPVSAVVCDSDVTLIDISRFEPDGVGSFEARLAAPVAAVANLIERTWTLAAPMRPMQEAAERKEVGGSSAPLDERDQAILALLASGASDQVIARRHGISVRTVERRVRYIMEHLGAATRFHAGAQAVRRGWV, encoded by the coding sequence ATGGATGCCTCTGCACCCGCGCGGCTGCACGGCTCGGCCTACGAGGAGTTCGTCATCGCGGTGTTCCGTCGCGCGGTCCGCTTCGGCACCCCGACGCGCAAGCTCTTCCGCGGCGAGGGACTGACCGACGCCGAGATCGACGACGCCACGGCGGAGCTGGAGGCGCGCGGCTTCCTGCGCGCCGGTGACGACCCCGACACCTGGGTGGTCATCCCGCCCCGGGAGGCGGTCGCCCGGCACGCCGAGGTCACCGAGCACCGGCTGCGGCTGGCCCGGGCGACCGCCGGCGAGCTGGAGCGGGCGTGGCGTCGGTCGACGCTGGACGCCACGACCGGACGGTTGCCGGGGATGGACCTGCTGGGCGGGGTCGACGACATCATCGGCCGCATCACCGCCATGCACATCGCGACCACGGACCGGCTGTGGTGGGCCGTGGACGGGTCGGTCGCGAGCCGCACCCTGCTCGCGCGGGCCGCCGAGGACCCCTCCTTGCTGTCGGTCCGCCAGGGTGTCGACCGACGGCTGATCCTCGACACCTCGCTGCTGGAGCTGCGCAGCGCGGTCGCCGTCATGGAGGCCGCGCTGCGCGAGGGTGCCGCGGTGCGGACCGGCAACGGGGTGCCGGTGAGCGCGGTGGTGTGCGACAGCGACGTGACGCTCATCGACATCAGCCGGTTCGAGCCGGACGGCGTGGGGTCCTTCGAGGCGCGGCTGGCGGCGCCCGTGGCCGCCGTGGCCAACCTCATCGAGCGGACCTGGACCCTGGCCGCCCCGATGCGGCCGATGCAGGAGGCCGCCGAGCGCAAGGAGGTCGGGGGCTCCTCGGCGCCGCTGGACGAGCGGGACCAGGCCATCCTCGCGCTGCTGGCCAGCGGCGCCTCGGACCAGGTGATCGCCCGCCGCCACGGGATCTCGGTGCGGACGGTGGAGCGCCGGGTCCGCTACATCATGGAGCACCTCGGGGCCGCGACTCGCTTCCACGCGGGGGCGCAGGCCGTGCGGCGTGGCTGGGTCTGA